The Nostoc sp. 'Peltigera membranacea cyanobiont' N6 genome contains the following window.
CTGTGAAGCACGCACACTAGAATCACTTGATCAAGCAATGGCTCTTGCTGTCAATTACATTACCGAAGATGATGCCTTCGGTTGGTTCAACCACTGTGGTCTATTTACATGAAAATTGCTGTAAGTGGCGTTGAATTGGCATTTGAGTGGCGTATTTTTGAATTCAATAGCATAAAAATAACTACTTGAGAAAATGCAGCAAAAAAATAACCAATGGGCTAATTTTTCGCCTGATAAAAATGGTCAGTGGGTAGATTGGCATGATTTATATTTGCACTTAATTTAAAGGAAAGCTTTTAGGTAAACCACAGTCAATGTCAAACTTGATAGTCAGTTTTGACCCTGGTGCTTCCTTGACCAAGATTGTTTACGAACTAGCAACTGAAGGCAAACCATGTTTGATGACAATGGAACCAGAGATGCTAAAGTTGCCTCAAAGTTCGATTGACGCTTATATGTCGAGTCGCAAGGGTCTGGAATCTCCTAAACCAGTAGATGAAGCCTGGGTGTCAAATCCTGCGGATGGTGATACACAATGTACGGTAGTTGGATTCCTGGCACGGCAGTTTTCAGCATCTGCCAGACTCGATAAGCTCAAGTACGAAACCTCAATTCACAAAGCCCTAGCGGTGATTGGTGCGATCGCTCAACACAACAAATTGCCTAACAGGTTTTCACTATCACTGACCTCACTACTGCCCTATGGTGAATATCAAAATCGCCAAGCATTTGAGCAACAATTGCAGTCTGCACTCAAGGATTTTAGGTTTCGGGGTCAAAGGTTGCGGGTGAAGCTGGAGCGATTCGAGTGCTTACCCGAAGGTGCGGGATTGGCAATGATTCGCCAACGCCAGAATGGTAAAGAATGGTTTAACGCCCAAACGATCGCAGTGCTAATGTTTGGGCATCGCAATACCAGCCTTCTATTATTTGAACGGGGCAAAATGACGGCGGGTTACACCAATGGGCTGGGCTTTCACCAAATGGTAAAGCGAGTAATTGAGCGCACATCTGGACAGGATGCCACTGCTTTGACCTCTGCGATCTATGCAGCCGGTTCAGATATCACAACTGATAACCAAGCAATTCGCACTCTGGTCAAAAGCAGAGAACCTAAAAATATTGATTATGAATTGCAGATGATTGTTAATGCCATTGCTACTGCTAAAGCTGAGTATTGGTCTAGGCTTTACGATTGGCTGGAATCAACTTTACCTGCGGTGAACGAGGTGATCTTAAGTGGTGGCGCAGCATTATATTTAGAGCAAGAGTTACAAGAGTGCTTTCAAGAAATTTCAACTTATTGGGGTGCTGACTTACAACAGCAGGTACAAGAAGTATTCAAGGATAAAAGTAATGATTATTGCCATACTTTCCGAGAGCAGGAAGCTTTGTCGTTTAGGTTGATTGATGCGTTTGGTTTGTTTATGCGGTTTAGAGCGCAAATCGAGAAGGTAGCATGACTACAAATAAAAAACAACCCAAAAATAATGACAATAATAGACAGCCCAATAGTAGCGGTAGTCGCAAATTGCCTGAACGAACTGATACTGACAGACAAAGACAATATAAAAATTTGACTCTTCGGCTTCGTGCTTACTCAAATACTGTTGATGCAAAGCTAATTATATATTTGCAAAAAGGAAATGGGGTCAGTACTAGCAAAGAGATGGTATTACAGGCATTACGAATGTGTTGGTTGCCTTTAGCATATCAAGCTCAAGCAAATACGGATGTAGAAATTAGTGATAAAGAGGTGCGTCAGGTAGGGTTAATTTGTTGTCATGCCCTGGAGCAACATTTGGCCTATTTGCGAATGGAACTAGGATTACCGCATAAATCAAGTGATGTTTTGCCTGTACCTCTCAGCACTATGACCAATCCTCAAACGCTTGCTACTATGTTCGGTCTAGAAATTGGTAGTAGCAGTGGTATTGATAATGAAAATTATAGTAACGCTAGCGCTAAAGCTAAAAGTAAAGGCAATGGCAGTAGTAATAGTGACAACCAGCCAAAACACAAAATAGATTCTGATTCCTTTATTCCTGGTGAGGGGTCTTTCTATGATGAAACAGACGATATGTTTGAGAATATTTAAGTATTTATTAATGCACATTTAGTCAAATCAGAAAGGAGATTTAAGATGGCAGCAATTCACTTCATGGATGGTGAAAAAGGTGGAGTTGGCAAGTCTTTGTTTGCACGGGTTATGGTGCAATACTGCATTGACAATAAACTCTCTTATGAATTGGTAGAAGCAGACCAAAGTAATCCAGATGTGGGCGCATTTTACCCAGATAATCATAAAACAGCAGTTTTTAGCGAATCAGAGCGTAAAGCTTACGATGCTGATGAAATTTTTAATTTAGCACTAACAACTTCTGTCATTGTCAATTTACCTGCTCAAGTATACCCAGCAGTAACTGATTGGATTGAGCGTAATCAAATCCTAGAAATTACTGGGAAAAATAAGGTCAAAATATATAAGTGGTTTGTTTGTAGTGGTGGATATGACAGTGTTCAATTATTTATGCAATCTCTCGAACGCTTTGAGAACAAGATTAAGCACATATTTGTACGCAATTATGGTTTATGCGATGACTGGAAACATGTAGATGGACGTAAGAATTTACAGGATTTAATCAAAGCTCATAAAGTAGCTGTCATCAATTTTCCCAAGTTCAGCTATCGAGAGCGGGATATCCTTGATGCCAATCAGATAAATTTTTCTGCGGCTAGAGATTATGGAGAGTTAGGTGTATTGGGTAAGCAGCGATTACACAATTTTCTCAAAAAAGCTTCTGAGGAAATTGAGAAGGCTAAAATTTGGAACCTTCCAGCAGCTTCAATTACTTCCCCCATAGAAAAAGTTGATGATGCTAATGTTAACGGCAAAGTTACTACCAAGAAGTAATCTAATTCAGGAGTGCTGTACATGGATAGCGGGGCGTTTAGCCCGTGCAATTAATTTTACTTTTTTACTCAGGACTGTTTCGGTGACATCTCCCACCATCAAATAGGATTCCTATACCAAATGAGCGTAGGGAAAGAGGACGCGAATTAGCTAAAAGCAAATACAGATATGAGTAATTCTCACACTGAAGAACTCGATTTAGACGATGAATTTTTGGATTCAGTTGCTGCTAGAGGCAAAGGACTGAGCCAAATTCCTTACCCAACTTTATTAGATTTAGCGATTCGAGGTAAAGATGATTCATTTAAAGCTAGGGTTTGGGAAA
Protein-coding sequences here:
- a CDS encoding ParM/StbA family protein, with amino-acid sequence MSNLIVSFDPGASLTKIVYELATEGKPCLMTMEPEMLKLPQSSIDAYMSSRKGLESPKPVDEAWVSNPADGDTQCTVVGFLARQFSASARLDKLKYETSIHKALAVIGAIAQHNKLPNRFSLSLTSLLPYGEYQNRQAFEQQLQSALKDFRFRGQRLRVKLERFECLPEGAGLAMIRQRQNGKEWFNAQTIAVLMFGHRNTSLLLFERGKMTAGYTNGLGFHQMVKRVIERTSGQDATALTSAIYAAGSDITTDNQAIRTLVKSREPKNIDYELQMIVNAIATAKAEYWSRLYDWLESTLPAVNEVILSGGAALYLEQELQECFQEISTYWGADLQQQVQEVFKDKSNDYCHTFREQEALSFRLIDAFGLFMRFRAQIEKVA
- a CDS encoding mobilization protein, which translates into the protein MAAIHFMDGEKGGVGKSLFARVMVQYCIDNKLSYELVEADQSNPDVGAFYPDNHKTAVFSESERKAYDADEIFNLALTTSVIVNLPAQVYPAVTDWIERNQILEITGKNKVKIYKWFVCSGGYDSVQLFMQSLERFENKIKHIFVRNYGLCDDWKHVDGRKNLQDLIKAHKVAVINFPKFSYRERDILDANQINFSAARDYGELGVLGKQRLHNFLKKASEEIEKAKIWNLPAASITSPIEKVDDANVNGKVTTKK